Proteins found in one uncultured Campylobacter sp. genomic segment:
- a CDS encoding pyrimidine dimer DNA glycosylase/endonuclease V produces the protein MRLWTISFKYLDAKGLVALWREALLAKNVLAGLTKGYKNHPQLDRFYAHENACEAINAYLAGVCAQACARGYKFDAAKVGKFDARNLAKISVARGQIEYEFAFLQKKLKTRDFKAYERNLSVKNIEIAGVFEEVAGGIEPWEKVKI, from the coding sequence ATGAGACTTTGGACGATAAGCTTTAAATATCTCGACGCAAAGGGGCTCGTGGCGCTTTGGCGCGAGGCGCTGCTAGCTAAAAACGTGCTGGCTGGGCTTACTAAGGGCTACAAAAATCACCCGCAGCTTGACCGCTTTTACGCGCATGAAAACGCGTGTGAAGCGATAAATGCGTATCTGGCGGGGGTTTGCGCGCAGGCCTGTGCTCGCGGGTATAAATTTGACGCCGCGAAGGTGGGCAAATTTGACGCGCGAAATTTGGCTAAAATCAGCGTCGCTCGCGGCCAGATCGAGTATGAATTCGCCTTTTTACAAAAGAAGCTAAAAACGCGCGATTTCAAGGCTTACGAGCGAAATTTAAGCGTAAAAAATATAGAAATCGCAGGCGTTTTTGAGGAGGTTGCAGGCGGGATTGAGCCGTGGGAGAAGGTTAAAATTTAG
- a CDS encoding alanine racemase, whose amino-acid sequence MRVSEIDTPALLIDREIVLRNLQKMQSYADAAGVSLRPHTKTHKMPYFAKLQKSIGAAGITVAKTGEAEIMATNGLKDIFIANEIVGELKFQRIIALLRAGINLSFGADSIEQARLIECAFERSGTKACVLAEIEVGENRSGFVEKQDFAAFIKFLKGCKNIEFRGVFSHDGHSYKAADKSECERIHLAAQRRTLEFADIARELALPARVVSIGSTPSLINDFEILKGVTEIRPGTYIFMDASQAQAYGDYSMNAASILTTVISRPTADRIITDVGAKGLTQQRRTEGFTATPGLGRIKGTDVWINGVYDEHAIIYDRALRDAVHVGDRLEIYPNHICPVVNLHEFAYLVSGGEVVEKIPVLCRGKLQ is encoded by the coding sequence ATGAGGGTATCGGAGATCGACACGCCGGCGCTGCTGATTGATCGCGAGATCGTGCTTCGCAACCTGCAAAAGATGCAAAGCTACGCAGACGCCGCGGGCGTGAGCCTGCGCCCGCACACTAAAACGCACAAAATGCCCTATTTCGCGAAGCTGCAAAAAAGCATCGGCGCTGCTGGCATCACGGTCGCCAAAACGGGCGAAGCCGAGATCATGGCGACAAACGGACTGAAAGATATATTTATCGCAAACGAGATCGTGGGCGAGCTGAAATTTCAGCGCATCATCGCGCTTTTGCGCGCGGGGATAAACTTAAGCTTCGGCGCAGATAGCATAGAGCAGGCGCGCCTGATAGAGTGCGCCTTTGAGCGTAGCGGCACGAAAGCCTGCGTGCTTGCCGAGATCGAAGTGGGCGAAAATCGCTCGGGCTTCGTGGAAAAGCAGGATTTCGCAGCGTTTATAAAATTTCTAAAAGGCTGCAAAAATATCGAATTCCGCGGCGTATTCTCTCACGACGGCCACTCCTACAAGGCTGCCGATAAAAGCGAATGCGAGCGCATCCACCTAGCCGCGCAGCGCCGCACGCTGGAGTTTGCGGATATCGCGCGCGAGCTGGCTCTGCCCGCACGCGTCGTTAGTATCGGCTCGACGCCCTCGCTCATAAACGATTTTGAAATTTTAAAGGGCGTCACCGAGATCCGCCCGGGCACATATATCTTTATGGACGCCTCGCAGGCGCAGGCGTACGGCGATTATTCGATGAATGCGGCGAGTATCCTTACGACCGTCATCAGCAGACCTACGGCGGATCGCATCATCACCGACGTCGGCGCCAAGGGGCTCACGCAGCAAAGGCGCACCGAGGGCTTTACGGCAACGCCCGGGCTCGGGCGCATAAAGGGCACGGATGTGTGGATAAATGGCGTTTACGACGAGCACGCGATCATCTACGACAGAGCTCTGCGAGACGCCGTGCACGTGGGCGATCGGCTCGAAATTTATCCGAACCACATCTGCCCCGTCGTAAATTTACACGAGTTCGCCTACCTCGTTAGCGGCGGCGAGGTCGTAGAAAAGATCCCCGTGCTATGCAGAGGCAAGCTGCAATGA
- a CDS encoding VWA domain-containing protein — MKKIILLVAALAGMLFAKNVELETPPNHKDGVNHLELVLILDKSGSMDGLESDTIGGFNSMIEKERKEGIDASVTTVLFDTKFNVIHDRTPLKKVKNLTSKEYFADGDTALLDAIGSTIARIERVPDIYAKNNRVLFVIITDGQENSSREYSRAQIKKMISDKQEKYDWEFIFLGANIDAASEAQSIGIRSENALKYENSKEGVSKNFEAAAEISKDVATDNKANSKWRDKVLQDKK, encoded by the coding sequence ATGAAAAAAATCATCCTTCTTGTAGCCGCGCTTGCGGGCATGCTGTTTGCCAAAAACGTAGAGCTAGAGACGCCGCCCAATCATAAAGACGGCGTAAATCACCTAGAATTGGTGCTGATCTTAGATAAATCGGGCTCGATGGACGGGCTTGAGAGCGATACGATCGGCGGATTTAACTCGATGATAGAAAAGGAGCGTAAAGAGGGCATCGACGCCAGCGTCACGACCGTGCTTTTCGATACGAAATTTAACGTCATCCACGACCGCACGCCGCTTAAAAAGGTTAAAAACTTGACGTCCAAAGAGTATTTCGCCGACGGCGATACTGCGCTACTAGATGCGATCGGCAGCACGATAGCGCGTATCGAACGGGTGCCCGACATCTATGCCAAAAATAATCGCGTGCTTTTCGTCATCATCACCGACGGGCAGGAAAACTCAAGCCGCGAATACTCCAGGGCGCAGATTAAGAAGATGATTAGCGACAAGCAGGAAAAATACGACTGGGAGTTTATCTTTTTAGGCGCTAATATCGACGCCGCGAGCGAAGCGCAAAGCATCGGTATCAGAAGCGAAAACGCCCTAAAATACGAGAATTCCAAAGAGGGCGTGAGTAAAAATTTCGAAGCGGCGGCCGAGATATCCAAGGACGTAGCGACCGATAACAAAGCAAACTCAAAATGGCGCGACAAGGTGCTTCAAGACAAAAAATAG
- a CDS encoding DMT family transporter, with translation MNKSSEFRADIGMLFVAIAFGLGYLPTSQALASNNVFVLLFWRFFAASIIAGAIFFPKLKAITSREIKHGAVLSLFLFAGFTSQTFAFKFAQSSSVAFIIGLNVALVPFIAAALFRHKIYSYAYAGIALAIAGLYLIGDTQLGLGKGEALALVCACAYSFHIVLTNRFVQSCDVSGIAYVQILCLSVLCCFAAIFFERVSIVPVMDRSFFVAMAVICLLGTVFGFFAQALMQKYTTPVKTALFFTLEPVTAGIMGVFVGGERLSAMQILGAALILAGVLISEIGSYLSAKCSRSVGA, from the coding sequence ATGAATAAAAGTTCGGAATTCAGAGCCGACATCGGAATGCTCTTCGTGGCGATCGCTTTTGGGCTCGGGTATCTGCCCACCTCGCAGGCGCTTGCGAGCAACAACGTCTTCGTGCTGCTATTTTGGCGCTTTTTTGCCGCGAGCATAATCGCAGGCGCGATATTTTTCCCAAAGCTCAAGGCCATAACTTCGCGCGAGATCAAGCACGGCGCGGTGCTTAGCCTGTTTTTATTCGCAGGTTTTACGTCGCAGACCTTCGCCTTTAAATTTGCGCAAAGCTCCTCCGTGGCGTTCATCATCGGCCTAAACGTCGCACTCGTGCCCTTCATCGCCGCGGCGCTGTTTAGGCACAAAATTTATTCCTACGCCTACGCGGGCATCGCGCTTGCGATCGCTGGGCTCTATCTCATCGGCGACACGCAGCTTGGGCTCGGCAAGGGCGAAGCGCTGGCACTAGTCTGCGCGTGCGCATATTCGTTTCACATCGTGCTAACCAACCGCTTCGTGCAAAGCTGCGACGTATCGGGCATCGCCTACGTACAGATCCTCTGCTTAAGCGTGCTTTGCTGCTTTGCGGCGATCTTTTTCGAGAGGGTCAGCATTGTGCCGGTGATGGATAGAAGCTTTTTCGTCGCGATGGCGGTGATCTGCCTGCTGGGAACGGTTTTTGGCTTTTTTGCGCAGGCCTTGATGCAAAAATACACGACGCCCGTAAAAACCGCTCTGTTTTTCACGCTCGAACCCGTGACGGCGGGCATTATGGGCGTATTCGTGGGCGGCGAGAGGCTAAGCGCGATGCAAATTTTAGGCGCGGCGCTCATCCTCGCAGGCGTTTTGATAAGCGAGATCGGAAGCTACCTCAGCGCAAAATGTAGCAGATCCGTAGGCGCTTGA
- a CDS encoding PepSY-associated TM helix domain-containing protein has product MSSLLKRNKILFNVHLILSIVFSIPLLIIGTTGAILSYQHELEALINAGSKKVEKTGEMQSVEKILQSFSEQTGAKQPVRLVVPKSDDEAFVVYANRNDAYLVDPYTAQIIGKDRGTGFVLTVMSLHRNLGLALSGNKTAAEVGKQIVGASATAMILLVISGVWLHFPRLRRKFIEAIRPNFKLKKYALFYNLHTSLGSLSAVIYLLICLTGLNWSYSWYNDAVMKLFVSSQNLPQASAPKAATSKDHAAAPAKEEGKKSAEYKFSDAQRAYEIFRSSGIEYKEFTLMLAAGDKIGVRYYEPDAPATARPKGASVDLKAGKIAQQKQTDGITVGEFKDANYQLHTGYFFGLAGKILWSLVSLCMALFIFSGFYMTAKRAFKSEKLS; this is encoded by the coding sequence ATGAGCTCGCTTTTGAAGCGTAATAAAATTTTGTTTAACGTCCATCTTATTTTGTCGATCGTTTTTTCTATCCCGCTGCTTATCATTGGCACTACGGGCGCGATTTTGTCGTATCAGCACGAGCTTGAGGCGCTAATAAACGCGGGCTCTAAAAAGGTCGAAAAAACGGGCGAAATGCAAAGCGTGGAAAAAATTCTGCAAAGCTTTAGCGAGCAAACAGGCGCTAAGCAGCCCGTAAGGCTCGTCGTGCCCAAAAGCGATGATGAAGCCTTCGTCGTTTACGCAAACAGAAATGATGCGTATCTGGTCGATCCATACACCGCGCAGATCATCGGCAAGGATCGCGGCACGGGCTTTGTGCTAACGGTGATGTCGCTGCATCGAAATTTGGGCCTAGCGCTAAGTGGCAATAAAACCGCAGCCGAGGTCGGCAAACAGATCGTGGGTGCGAGCGCCACAGCGATGATACTGCTCGTAATAAGCGGCGTCTGGCTGCATTTCCCAAGGCTTAGGCGTAAATTTATCGAAGCTATAAGACCAAATTTTAAACTCAAAAAATACGCTCTTTTTTACAATCTGCACACGAGTCTAGGTTCTCTAAGTGCGGTGATTTACCTACTTATCTGCCTAACCGGGCTTAATTGGTCGTATAGCTGGTATAACGATGCTGTGATGAAGCTTTTTGTAAGCTCGCAAAATTTGCCGCAAGCTAGCGCACCTAAAGCCGCCACTTCTAAAGATCACGCCGCCGCACCTGCTAAAGAGGAGGGCAAAAAGAGCGCAGAGTATAAATTTAGCGACGCGCAGAGGGCTTATGAGATATTCAGATCAAGCGGCATAGAGTATAAAGAATTTACCCTAATGCTCGCAGCCGGAGATAAGATCGGCGTCAGATACTACGAGCCCGATGCGCCCGCTACAGCCCGTCCAAAAGGCGCGAGCGTCGATCTAAAAGCGGGCAAAATCGCGCAGCAGAAGCAAACGGATGGTATCACCGTGGGCGAGTTTAAAGACGCGAACTATCAGCTACATACGGGCTATTTTTTTGGGCTCGCGGGTAAAATTTTATGGTCGCTCGTTTCGCTTTGTATGGCGCTTTTTATCTTTAGCGGCTTTTATATGACGGCAAAAAGGGCGTTTAAGTCAGAAAAGCTCAGCTAA
- a CDS encoding threonine/serine exporter family protein, whose product MFDLALSVFKDACFAAAAGLGFAYACIPPKKTLIFSALLAAVAHSCRFLLIQSQIFSIAAATLFASFLIGVLGMLCAKRLKVPAEIIAFPALLPMIPGIYAYKAVLALFSYIRAAGAEHKLAHLISFFDNALATISISLALGTGVSITLLIFYEQSLMITRGARSK is encoded by the coding sequence ATGTTTGATCTCGCGCTTTCGGTATTTAAGGACGCTTGCTTTGCCGCTGCGGCGGGGCTTGGGTTTGCGTATGCGTGCATACCGCCTAAAAAGACGCTTATTTTCTCGGCACTGCTTGCGGCGGTTGCGCATTCGTGCAGGTTTTTACTGATTCAAAGCCAAATTTTTTCGATCGCCGCCGCGACGCTTTTTGCGTCGTTTCTGATCGGCGTTTTGGGGATGCTCTGCGCCAAGCGCCTCAAAGTGCCCGCAGAGATTATCGCCTTTCCTGCGCTGCTTCCGATGATACCTGGCATCTACGCCTACAAGGCGGTTTTGGCGCTGTTTTCTTATATCAGAGCCGCGGGCGCAGAGCATAAACTCGCTCATCTCATCTCGTTTTTCGACAACGCCCTCGCCACGATCTCGATCTCGCTGGCGCTAGGCACGGGCGTTTCAATAACGCTGCTAATTTTCTACGAGCAGTCCTTGATGATCACTCGCGGCGCAAGGAGCAAATAG
- a CDS encoding threonine/serine exporter family protein, with translation MAAAKEAEAARPQIQELTNFLSEYTAKMLSIGTYTARIERCVRRIADAYDYEASLMIFVRHFIISVMDPADNSIRRTYVKTGAAAQISFDLISELSALSWEIYDEKIPLARARASFAEILASQKKSFAKTLVLLSVANAAFCELFGGDGGAMALVFAATAFGICARYLFSKLKINLKIQYIAVSFAVSFIVSLGARYGLSATPDVAVGSSILFLIPGVWLINSVFDILNENMLVGISRGLNTGLLIICIAIGLFLTLSISNLGLVNV, from the coding sequence ATGGCGGCAGCAAAAGAAGCAGAAGCGGCGAGACCGCAAATCCAAGAGCTCACCAATTTTCTTAGTGAATACACCGCCAAGATGCTTAGTATCGGCACTTACACCGCGCGCATCGAGCGCTGCGTGCGCAGGATAGCGGACGCTTACGACTATGAGGCTAGCCTGATGATCTTCGTGCGCCACTTCATCATCAGCGTGATGGATCCTGCGGACAACTCTATCCGCCGCACCTACGTCAAAACGGGCGCTGCGGCGCAGATCAGCTTCGATCTGATCTCGGAGCTAAGCGCGCTTAGCTGGGAAATTTACGACGAAAAAATCCCCCTTGCGCGCGCCAGAGCCTCATTTGCCGAAATTTTAGCCTCGCAGAAGAAAAGCTTTGCCAAAACTCTTGTTTTGCTAAGCGTCGCAAATGCCGCATTCTGCGAGCTTTTCGGCGGCGATGGCGGCGCGATGGCGCTCGTTTTTGCGGCTACGGCTTTTGGAATTTGCGCCCGCTATCTATTTAGCAAGCTTAAAATCAACCTAAAAATCCAATACATCGCGGTTTCGTTCGCAGTCTCCTTCATCGTCTCGCTAGGGGCTCGCTACGGGCTTAGCGCCACGCCCGACGTCGCCGTGGGATCGAGCATACTCTTTTTGATCCCGGGCGTCTGGCTGATCAACTCGGTATTTGACATCCTAAACGAAAATATGCTCGTAGGCATCAGCAGAGGGCTAAACACGGGGCTTTTGATCATCTGCATCGCGATCGGGCTCTTTCTGACGCTTAGTATCTCAAATTTGGGGCTTGTAAATGTTTGA
- a CDS encoding peptidoglycan DD-metalloendopeptidase family protein: MKRAFLAPLLALGLAASLTYAAPAKQQSTKDKIAKAGQELKSSQKEEMRLSQKIDEIAGQIVKEQEGFKKRESEIKQLSETIEDLKDQYAAEAQELEKLNSQNITLLSVQNDLESKIISVISQELSFDLITDVNSTTTPDSIVASEILEGLGVVMNDELKGLIKDYENNQNFINEQNKKIKSIQASMAGYDKKKTDLNAKLTTQKEKLAQMKKDKEDYIARLEKINDEQDAISKTLQELKIIDDAEEKAKAQKEEATRQAKLEAQKQKERQVREKEYAKAKAAAKKAGKPEPAPPSEPEPEVSEPADERVSKINQKVKQYGSSYQSSRVKKYSGAKTAAPLNGAYLKRKFGNYNDPVYNIKLFNENVVLGSNSGDTQVKAVLPGKVVFAKETAVLDKVVILEHSGGIHTIYAHLNQIPPTVRVGSNVKKGYIIGRIGSDLTFEVTQQNYHINPLDLISLR, translated from the coding sequence ATGAAAAGAGCTTTTTTAGCGCCGCTTCTTGCGCTAGGGCTTGCAGCATCTCTTACTTATGCCGCGCCCGCAAAGCAGCAAAGCACGAAGGATAAGATCGCCAAAGCGGGTCAAGAGCTCAAAAGCTCGCAAAAGGAGGAGATGCGGCTTTCGCAAAAGATCGACGAGATCGCTGGCCAAATCGTAAAGGAGCAGGAGGGCTTTAAAAAGCGCGAGAGCGAAATCAAGCAGCTAAGCGAAACGATCGAAGATCTAAAGGATCAATACGCCGCCGAAGCGCAGGAGCTTGAAAAGCTTAATAGCCAAAACATCACTCTTCTTAGCGTGCAAAACGATCTGGAGAGCAAGATCATAAGCGTGATCTCGCAAGAGCTATCGTTTGATCTCATCACCGACGTAAATTCCACGACCACTCCCGATTCCATCGTAGCTAGCGAAATTTTAGAGGGGCTCGGCGTCGTTATGAACGACGAGCTGAAAGGGCTGATCAAAGACTACGAAAATAATCAAAATTTTATCAACGAGCAGAACAAAAAGATCAAATCGATCCAGGCGAGCATGGCGGGCTACGACAAGAAAAAAACCGATCTTAACGCCAAGCTAACCACCCAAAAAGAGAAGCTCGCGCAGATGAAAAAGGACAAAGAGGACTACATCGCGCGCTTAGAGAAGATAAACGACGAGCAAGATGCCATATCTAAGACCCTGCAGGAGCTTAAGATCATCGACGACGCCGAAGAGAAAGCCAAAGCGCAGAAGGAGGAAGCGACGCGCCAAGCAAAGCTTGAAGCGCAGAAGCAAAAGGAGCGCCAGGTGCGCGAAAAAGAGTACGCCAAAGCAAAAGCGGCGGCAAAAAAGGCGGGCAAGCCCGAGCCTGCGCCTCCTAGCGAGCCCGAGCCAGAAGTGAGCGAGCCCGCGGATGAGCGCGTAAGCAAGATCAACCAAAAGGTCAAGCAGTACGGCTCGAGCTATCAGTCCTCGCGCGTCAAAAAATACAGCGGAGCCAAGACCGCAGCGCCTCTGAACGGCGCGTATTTGAAGCGGAAATTCGGCAACTACAACGATCCCGTGTATAACATCAAGCTTTTCAACGAAAACGTCGTGCTCGGCTCAAACAGCGGCGACACGCAGGTTAAAGCGGTGCTGCCGGGTAAAGTAGTCTTTGCTAAAGAAACCGCCGTGCTCGATAAGGTCGTGATCCTAGAGCATAGCGGCGGCATCCACACGATCTACGCGCATCTAAATCAGATCCCGCCTACCGTGCGCGTCGGCTCCAACGTCAAAAAGGGCTACATCATCGGGCGCATCGGCTCTGATCTAACCTTTGAAGTGACGCAGCAGAACTACCACATCAACCCGCTAGATCTCATCAGCCTGAGGTAA
- a CDS encoding ATP-binding cassette domain-containing protein: protein MAEITDDYNIITAAGLTLGYEKAGAVIQDASFGIGAKDFVIITGKSGSGKSTLLKSFYGGIDIIGGELNVCLCDLKGITNSDLRTLRQRIGIIFQNYRLINEWTIERNIMLPLMIMGYNQQVCQDQAKKLLRHVELGHKMGKYPLELSGGEQQRVALARAMAHNPRLLLCDEPTGNLDDYSSAIIWNLLRSACESWNACVVIVTHKMPATLRFRHRHFEIKDAKVNEID, encoded by the coding sequence ATGGCAGAGATAACGGACGATTACAACATCATCACCGCAGCGGGCCTCACGCTGGGCTACGAAAAGGCGGGCGCGGTCATCCAAGACGCGAGTTTCGGCATCGGCGCGAAGGATTTCGTCATCATCACGGGCAAGAGCGGTAGCGGCAAATCCACGCTGCTTAAGTCCTTCTACGGCGGCATCGACATCATCGGCGGCGAGCTGAACGTCTGCCTGTGCGATCTAAAGGGTATCACGAACTCCGATCTACGCACCCTGCGCCAGCGCATCGGCATTATCTTTCAAAACTACCGCCTAATCAACGAATGGACGATCGAGCGCAACATAATGCTTCCGTTAATGATAATGGGCTACAATCAGCAGGTCTGCCAAGACCAAGCCAAAAAGCTACTGCGCCACGTCGAGCTCGGGCATAAGATGGGCAAATATCCGCTCGAGCTTAGCGGCGGCGAGCAGCAGCGCGTGGCTTTGGCGCGTGCGATGGCGCATAATCCGCGCCTGCTGCTATGCGACGAGCCTACGGGAAATTTGGACGACTACTCCAGCGCCATTATTTGGAATTTGCTGCGCTCGGCGTGCGAGTCGTGGAACGCCTGCGTCGTCATCGTGACGCACAAAATGCCCGCCACGCTGCGTTTTAGACACCGACATTTTGAGATTAAGGACGCTAAAGTAAATGAAATCGATTAA
- the trmB gene encoding tRNA (guanosine(46)-N7)-methyltransferase TrmB, translating into MPNFITQSVSLPPLPIKLGETEFLETARGRNLTLVRTKSFDSEFFITLKPGGGKVIVKGEKITKPAKIGHLQRALEIFKERFCGRIISQAFAYKDSSLTEKTPLILDENEILSLVKSSKFNKIFIEIGFGSGRHLLHQARSNQYALLIGIEIYKPAIEQVAKLAIREGLQNIALIATDARVLLSLLPAGCLQRVFLHFPVPWDDAPHRRVISDEFTSQIARTLGRGGRFELRTDSEEYFLYAMQKLSPYVQRKAGEISHFKNRDAAVASKYEDRWRKMDKDIYDLIYENKTAGLGEPQRFEMEFLKFDAAAIARNFKNFTFKGEDFFVHFEEIFYFDAQKSLDAGSACAAGGVNLGSTGEAMNDETINLDAARDGNLTKRASMDEILASGGKISSTTAGDKISACENVTQILKKASSTLNTNRADEEGAKDGANLNENRLSAKSVNLTDGGAASARNTTSTGAATSAKFSRPAPSEKRALACEQIATSSTLNALNASSTEGVLAAIDAIGASTAPATIGVIDANNVPNLDGSFTATRAAEASAASNVIRANEANVTKIPKKASVLLCTNEPQAELKNELNHAAELQAELQNKSNSIKSQVGRRSEPSNDELQAEHQGKLNRAERQDKQQSKPCCTEPQNERQSKSGAAEPQDVLILLSLGAFDFPQQCFIRANASGTRYFIRRPLPTRENHAAHQKISEIFSQWQR; encoded by the coding sequence TTGCCAAATTTCATAACCCAAAGTGTGAGCCTGCCGCCGCTGCCGATTAAGCTCGGCGAGACCGAATTTTTAGAAACGGCGCGCGGCAGAAATCTGACGCTCGTGCGAACCAAAAGCTTTGATAGCGAGTTTTTTATCACCTTAAAGCCCGGCGGCGGCAAAGTGATAGTAAAGGGCGAAAAGATCACTAAGCCCGCCAAGATCGGTCATCTGCAGCGAGCGCTTGAAATTTTTAAAGAGCGCTTCTGCGGACGGATCATCTCGCAGGCGTTTGCTTACAAAGACAGCTCGCTTACCGAAAAAACGCCGCTGATTTTGGACGAGAATGAAATTTTATCCCTCGTAAAAAGCTCTAAATTTAATAAAATTTTCATCGAGATCGGCTTCGGCTCGGGCAGACACCTGCTTCATCAAGCGCGCTCAAATCAATACGCGCTGCTAATCGGCATTGAAATTTACAAGCCCGCGATCGAACAGGTCGCAAAACTAGCGATCCGCGAAGGACTGCAAAACATCGCTCTCATAGCCACCGACGCGCGAGTTTTGCTGAGCCTGCTTCCCGCAGGCTGCTTGCAGCGCGTATTTTTGCACTTCCCCGTGCCGTGGGACGACGCGCCGCACCGCCGCGTGATAAGCGACGAGTTCACCTCGCAGATCGCACGCACGCTCGGGCGCGGCGGCCGCTTCGAGCTTCGCACCGACAGCGAGGAGTACTTCCTCTACGCAATGCAAAAGCTCTCTCCCTACGTTCAGCGCAAAGCGGGCGAAATTTCGCACTTCAAAAACCGCGACGCCGCCGTAGCGAGCAAATACGAGGATAGATGGCGCAAAATGGACAAAGACATCTACGATCTGATCTACGAGAACAAAACTGCGGGCCTGGGCGAACCGCAGCGGTTTGAGATGGAATTTTTAAAATTTGACGCAGCGGCAATCGCACGAAATTTTAAAAATTTCACCTTCAAAGGCGAGGATTTTTTCGTGCATTTTGAGGAAATTTTTTATTTTGACGCGCAAAAAAGCTTGGACGCGGGCAGCGCTTGCGCGGCAGGCGGCGTAAATTTAGGCAGCACGGGCGAAGCGATGAACGACGAGACTATAAATTTAGACGCGGCGCGCGACGGAAATTTAACCAAGCGCGCGAGCATGGATGAAATTTTAGCAAGTGGCGGCAAAATTTCATCTACGACAGCGGGCGATAAAATTTCAGCTTGCGAGAACGTTACGCAAATTCTAAAAAAAGCAAGCAGCACACTGAATACAAACCGCGCTGATGAAGAGGGTGCAAAAGACGGCGCAAATTTAAACGAGAATCGCTTGAGCGCAAAGAGCGTAAATTTAACAGACGGCGGTGCAGCGAGTGCAAGAAACACGACAAGCACAGGCGCTGCAACGAGCGCTAAATTTAGCCGCCCCGCCCCGAGCGAAAAGCGCGCTTTAGCCTGCGAGCAGATCGCAACAAGCAGCACGCTAAACGCGCTAAACGCTAGCAGCACGGAGGGTGTGCTTGCAGCTATCGACGCGATAGGCGCAAGTACTGCACCTGCAACTATCGGTGTAATAGATGCAAACAATGTGCCGAATTTGGATGGCTCATTCACGGCAACCCGTGCAGCGGAAGCAAGCGCCGCATCAAATGTGATCCGCGCAAACGAAGCAAACGTTACGAAAATTCCAAAAAAAGCAAGCGTCTTACTTTGCACAAATGAGCCGCAAGCCGAACTAAAAAACGAGCTAAACCACGCTGCCGAACTGCAAGCAGAATTACAAAATAAGTCAAACTCTATCAAGTCGCAAGTCGGGCGCCGAAGCGAGCCAAGCAATGACGAGCTACAAGCCGAACACCAAGGCAAATTAAACCGTGCCGAGCGGCAAGATAAACAGCAAAGCAAGCCGTGCTGCACCGAGCCGCAAAACGAACGGCAAAGTAAGTCGGGCGCCGCAGAACCGCAGGACGTGCTAATCCTGCTTTCGCTCGGGGCATTCGACTTTCCGCAGCAGTGTTTTATCCGCGCAAACGCAAGCGGCACGCGCTACTTCATCCGCCGCCCGCTTCCTACGCGCGAAAACCACGCGGCACATCAAAAAATTTCGGAGATATTTTCACAATGGCAGAGATAA